In bacterium, a single window of DNA contains:
- a CDS encoding carbohydrate ABC transporter permease has protein sequence MARLRVVPVTAAKLGPRLLVAFAAALALLWVAPIAWMFTTGIKSAPEIFALPPTWIPQRPTLDHVHVVLTRWPFLRWTLNSVVVAGTTTVLSVLVSVPAAYAFSRLRWRGRDAIFLVFLSSMLIPLEVNVIPLYFLMNRLHLLNTYPAVFLPMIGMPIGIFLLRQFYINIPGELDDAARVDGCGNLRILWHVILPLSRPALAALVIYMFTFAWNEFFWSMIALSSPQMFTLPIGLRALQGAYDIDYGVLMAGAAMAVLPTLMLFLFLRGSIIRGITMTAHK, from the coding sequence ATGGCTCGGCTACGAGTCGTCCCTGTGACCGCGGCCAAGCTGGGGCCGCGCCTGCTGGTGGCCTTCGCCGCCGCGCTGGCCCTGCTCTGGGTGGCTCCCATCGCCTGGATGTTCACCACCGGAATCAAGTCCGCGCCCGAGATCTTCGCGCTTCCTCCGACGTGGATCCCGCAGCGCCCCACGCTGGATCACGTACACGTCGTGCTCACCCGCTGGCCCTTCCTGCGATGGACGCTGAACAGCGTGGTGGTGGCCGGAACCACGACGGTGCTCTCGGTGCTGGTCTCGGTGCCGGCGGCGTACGCGTTCTCGCGCCTGCGATGGAGGGGCCGCGACGCCATCTTCCTGGTCTTCCTGTCGTCAATGCTGATCCCGCTCGAGGTGAACGTCATCCCGCTGTACTTCCTTATGAACCGGCTGCACCTGCTGAACACCTACCCAGCGGTTTTCCTGCCCATGATCGGCATGCCGATTGGGATCTTCCTGCTGCGCCAGTTCTATATCAACATCCCGGGTGAGCTCGACGACGCGGCGCGGGTGGACGGCTGCGGCAACTTGAGGATCCTCTGGCACGTGATCCTGCCGCTTTCGCGCCCGGCGCTCGCGGCGCTGGTCATCTACATGTTCACCTTCGCGTGGAACGAGTTCTTCTGGTCGATGATCGCCCTCTCGTCGCCGCAGATGTTCACGCTTCCGATCGGCCTGCGCGCCCTGCAGGGCGCCTACGACATTGACTACGGCGTCCTCATGGCCGGGGCGGCCATGGCAGTACTGCCCACCCTGATGCTGTTCCTGTTCCTCCGGGGCTCCATCATCCGCGGGATCACGATGACCGCGCACAAGTAG
- a CDS encoding sialidase family protein encodes MRIAARYAATNPLPTPFCHGATLLPLDGGDLLGAWFGGTREGLPDSGIYVARLASGAAAWEPPILVAPADGHPCGNPVLFEGAPGVIWLAYFRVWGEWCTGGKPCARLSFDGGASWGPEMLLLDRSGVLTKNKPLRLGDELLLPVYDEWKWQVGVARLGVSAHTELWHFDNLAIGAGSNVPIIQGTLAEAEPGTLLMLMRTKAGRIWQATSRDAGRTWQGLRATALRNPNAGVDVVRLRDGRLWLCYNDTDRGRDPMEWDLRYPLCLAESTDGGRTWRTALTLEEGPGEYSYPVIVADEADRVHIAYTALRKEIRHVVLEP; translated from the coding sequence TTGCGCATCGCAGCCCGATACGCCGCCACCAACCCGCTGCCCACGCCGTTCTGTCACGGCGCCACCCTGTTGCCGCTCGACGGCGGAGACCTGCTGGGCGCCTGGTTCGGCGGGACCCGCGAGGGCCTGCCGGATTCGGGTATCTACGTGGCCCGGCTGGCTTCCGGCGCGGCCGCCTGGGAGCCGCCCATTCTGGTGGCTCCTGCCGACGGCCACCCGTGCGGTAACCCAGTGCTGTTCGAGGGGGCGCCCGGGGTCATCTGGCTTGCCTACTTTCGGGTGTGGGGCGAGTGGTGCACCGGCGGGAAGCCCTGCGCCCGGCTGTCATTCGATGGAGGCGCCTCGTGGGGCCCGGAGATGCTGTTGCTGGACCGAAGCGGGGTGCTCACGAAGAACAAGCCGCTCCGCCTCGGCGACGAGCTCCTGCTGCCTGTCTACGACGAGTGGAAGTGGCAGGTGGGCGTGGCGCGGTTGGGCGTCTCGGCGCACACTGAGCTCTGGCATTTCGATAATCTGGCGATCGGGGCCGGCAGCAACGTGCCGATAATCCAGGGGACGCTGGCCGAGGCGGAGCCCGGAACGCTGCTCATGCTCATGCGGACCAAGGCAGGGCGCATCTGGCAAGCGACGAGCCGCGACGCCGGCCGGACATGGCAGGGACTGAGGGCCACGGCGCTGCGCAACCCCAACGCGGGCGTGGATGTGGTCCGCCTCCGGGACGGGCGCCTGTGGCTGTGCTACAACGATACCGACCGCGGCCGCGACCCGATGGAGTGGGATCTGCGCTACCCCCTGTGCCTGGCTGAAAGCACCGATGGCGGCCGGACCTGGCGCACGGCCCTCACGCTCGAGGAGGGGCCCGGGGAGTATTCGTATCCCGTGATCGTTGCGGACGAAGCAGACCGCGTCCACATAGCGTACACCGCGCTGCGCAAGGAGATCCGGCACGTCGTTCTGGAACCATAG
- the dapA gene encoding 4-hydroxy-tetrahydrodipicolinate synthase — protein MTIAQRLGEVLLPPVTPFDGGGAVDFAALDRLLAWLLDRGMCDSLFVGGTTGEFHALSLEERVAIFERVKALAGARVPLIAGTGAAATRDAVFLTREAERLGYDAVAVILPYYSRPTQDEIYHHLAAVARATALPVILYNIPLFTGVNLMPETLARLAELPNVVGIKDQAGANPTQASDYLRVAPHLAVYCGDDAMILQVLAQGGVGCVSGGAHVLGRLIKEMIRKFKAGDVDGATAIHHRLMPFHRALTPGGRANPIPLTRMAVTLVTGIEVGPPRPPLMLPEESEVARLRGVLEELGLLGGDPPRAYPRR, from the coding sequence ATGACGATAGCCCAACGCCTCGGCGAGGTTTTGCTGCCGCCCGTTACACCCTTCGATGGCGGCGGGGCCGTGGACTTCGCCGCGCTCGACCGTCTGCTCGCCTGGCTCCTGGACCGAGGCATGTGCGACAGTCTGTTCGTCGGCGGGACGACGGGCGAGTTCCACGCGCTGTCACTCGAGGAACGGGTGGCGATCTTCGAGCGGGTCAAGGCGTTGGCCGGCGCCCGCGTCCCCCTGATCGCCGGAACCGGCGCGGCGGCCACGCGCGACGCCGTCTTCCTGACACGGGAGGCCGAGCGGCTCGGCTACGATGCGGTGGCCGTGATCCTGCCCTACTACAGCCGGCCGACCCAGGACGAGATCTACCATCACCTGGCCGCGGTGGCGCGCGCCACGGCCCTACCGGTGATCCTCTACAACATCCCCCTGTTCACAGGCGTGAACCTGATGCCCGAGACGCTGGCCCGGTTAGCCGAGCTGCCCAACGTCGTTGGTATCAAAGATCAGGCAGGGGCCAACCCGACCCAGGCGTCGGACTACCTGCGCGTTGCGCCGCACCTGGCGGTCTATTGTGGGGACGACGCGATGATCCTCCAGGTGCTGGCGCAGGGCGGGGTGGGGTGCGTGAGCGGCGGCGCGCACGTGCTCGGCCGCCTCATCAAGGAGATGATCCGGAAGTTCAAGGCGGGCGACGTGGACGGCGCGACCGCGATCCATCACCGGTTGATGCCGTTCCATCGCGCGCTGACGCCCGGCGGGCGCGCCAACCCGATCCCACTGACCCGGATGGCCGTGACGCTCGTCACAGGGATTGAAGTCGGCCCACCGCGGCCGCCGCTCATGCTCCCGGAGGAGTCGGAGGTGGCGCGGCTGCGGGGCGTGCTGGAAGAGCTGGGGCTGCTCGGCGGGGATCCGCCCCGAGCTTACCCGCGCAGATAG